In Marasmius oreades isolate 03SP1 chromosome 1, whole genome shotgun sequence, one DNA window encodes the following:
- a CDS encoding uncharacterized protein (CAZy:GH18) has translation MVSTSLVHLVSSVLLFLLSGTVAFDNSRFDNVAVYWGQNSYGAVHGTDTANFQKRVSAYCQDNSIDVIPIAFVNVFFGPGGLPSMNLANTCNPTDNATFPGTNLPNCASLASDIKTCQSKGKILTLSLGGATGSVGFQSDDQANSFAQTVWDLFLGGSSSTRPFGDAVLDGVDLDIEGGGSDHYVTFVNRIRSLAGSAGKNALGGVLNTAVFDAIYVQFYNNPCGLTHFTEPNGWDFGIWDQWARTVSPNKNVKVYIGAPASPTAAGSGYVDPGTISSIAIQMRKSFPSFGGVMLWDASQAVNNNNYHTAIKNALVAAGGTGFVFPTCSGTPAWVSGMNYPGTSKVAFGGYIWESKFFTNTQPSAAAPNTNSDWTALSACSGSGSSGGGGGTGGGGCSGVSDWASGQVYVGGQQAIFKQVLFALSLVVKLPTDSL, from the exons ATGGTGTCTACGTCTCTGGTCCACTTGGTTTCTAgtgtcctcctcttcctcttgagTGGCACAGTCGCGTTTGACAATTCGCGATTTGATAAT GTCGCGGTATACTGGGGTCAAAACTCCTACGGTGCAGTCCACGGGACCGATACTGCCAATTTCCAGAAGAGGGTATCGGCCTATTGTCAA GACAACTCGATCGACGTGATTCCCATCGCCTTCGTCAATGTCTTTTTCGGACCCGGTGGTCTCCCGTCAATGAATTTGGCCAAT ACATGCAATCCAACAGATAACGCCACTTTCCCAGGAACTAATCTTCCAAAC TGCGCTTCCCTTGCTTCCGATATCAAGACTTGCCAATCCAAAGGAAAGATTCTTACTCTGAGTCTTGGAGGCGCCACAGGATCCGTAGGCTTCCAATCTGATGACCAGGCAAATTCGTTCGCACAGACGGTATGGGACTTGTTCTTGGGTGGAAGTTCTTCCACTAGGCCTTTTGGAGATGCCGTTCTCGATGG TGTCGATTTGGACATTGAAGGTGGAGGGTCGGACCACTATGTTACGTTTGTGAATCGTATTAGGTCGCTTGCTGGGTCAGCAGGGaagaa TGCGTTGGGAGGTGTATTAAACACTGCAGTGTTCGATGCGATTTATG TTCAA TTCTACAACAACCCATGCGGTTTAACGCACTTCACCGAACCAAAC GGATGGGACTTTGGCATTTGGGACCAATGGGCACGCACAGTTTCGCCCAACAAGAACGTCAAAGTATACATCGGTGCCCCTGCTTCACCCACTGCAGCAGGCTCAGGTTATGTCGACCCAGGGACCATCAGCTCCATCGCTATTCAAATGCGGAAatccttcccatccttcgGGGGCGTGATGCTCTGGGATGCTTCTCAAGCAGTGAACAACAACAACTACCATACGGCTATCAAGAACGCATTGGTAGCTGCTGGAGGTACAGGATTCGTGTTCCCAACGTGTTCTGGAACGCCAGCTTGGGTTTCGGGGATGAATTATCCGGGAACTTCGAAGGTTGCGTTTGGAGGGTATATTTGGGAGAGTAAGTTCTTTACGAATACGCAGCCGAGCGCGGCTGCCCCGAATACGAATTCGGATTGGACTGCTC TGAGTGCGTGTTCAGGAAGTGGTAGTAGTGGCGGGGGCGGAGGCACTGGAGGAGGGGGATGTTCAGGTGTTTCGGATTGGGCGAGTGGCCAAGTGTACGTGGGTGGTCAACAGGCCATTTTCAAGCAAGTCCTTTTCGCTCTATCTCTAGTAGTGAAACTCCCTACTGACTCCTTGTAG
- a CDS encoding uncharacterized protein (BUSCO:EOG09263E49) — MYPRLSSSGAASLLAFYTCSAPKSTLSSRSFSIYRHTGSHSLGKRSPASCPKRIPNKRHIHATPAREAPKDPYNTLGVKKDASAAEIKKTYFGLARKYHPDTNPDKNAREKFQEIQEAYDILKDDQKRAAYDQYGSASQQPGFDPNMFSGGFPGANGAFNFRDLFNGGRQAGRGPNDFIFNDLFSAFGGGAGRARSGPSRGSDIEASVSVNFLEACKGTQRTVNVTVVSDCSSCSGSGLKPGAKRTTCTGCGGSGTRTFVIDSGFQMASTCTSCEGTGSTVPRSGQCSTCGGVGKVKIRKTTAVDIPAGVEDGMTIRVPNSGDAPISGKGPAGDLLVRVNVGTSKQFQRQGNNLYHEARIPMHAALLGGKVRVPTLDGDVDVRVPNGTQQGEEMVMKGRGVQSVYTPGKRGDLFVTFKVMLPRTLTKRQRQLLQEYADDVEGRTSSTTSSANGTGSEESRRSQGPQETLNEHDNVTKEEESTAKKADSADETSEKKRATA; from the exons ATGTATCCTCGTTTATCGTCTTCCGGTGCTGCTTCCCTCCTTGCTTTCTATACCTGCTCAGCTCCCAAATCAACTCTATCTTCACGCTCTTTCTCAATATACCGACATACCGGAAGTCATTCACTGGGCAAACGGTCGCCAGCGTCTTGCCCAAAACGCATACCGAACAAG CGACATATACATGCTACACCAGCGCGAGAAGCACCAAAGGACCCATACAACACCTTGGGTGTGAAAAAAGATGCTTCAGCCGCGGAAATCAAAAAGACCTACTTTGGA CTCGCACGCAAATACCATCCTGATACCAACCCCGACAAAAACGCCCGAGAGAAGTTCCAGGAAATCCAAGAAGCATATGAT ATTCTGAAAGACGACCAGAAGCGTGCAGCATATGATCAATACGGCTCTGCGTCCCAACAGCCTGGCTTTGATCCAAACATGTTCTCTGGAGGTTTCCCAGGTGCAAATGGTGCATTCAATTTCCGGGACTTGTTCAATGGAGGTCGTCAGGCGGGACGAGGACCGAATGATTTTATTTTCAATGACTTGTTTTCTGCTTTTGGTGGTGGAGCTGGTCGCGCTCGATCTGGTCCTTCTCGTGGAAGTGATATAGAGGCGAGCGTTTCGGTCAATTTCCTGGAGGCATGCAAGGGCACCCAACGGACGGTGAACGTGACCGTCGTTTCCGATTGTTCGAGTTGTTCTGGCTCTGGACTCAAACCAGGCGCGAAAAGGACGACGTGTACAGGTTGCGGAGGATCTGGCACTCGGACGTTTGTTATAGATAGCGGATTCCAGATGGCGAGTACATGCACGTCGTGTGAAGGCACTGGAAGTACAGTTCCTCGTAGTGGACAATGTTCAACTTGCGGTGGAGTTGGCAAGGTTAAAATACGGAAAACAACCGCGGTGGATATACCTGCAG GCGTGGAAGACGGAATGACGATACGCGTGCCCAACTCTGGCGATGCCCCCATATCAGGAAAGGGTCCAGCAGGGGACCTTCTGGTACGAGTGAATGTTGGAACGTCGAAGCAGTTCCAAAGGCAGGGTAACAACCTTTACCACGAAGCACGGATCCCAATGCATGCAGCTCTTCTCGGTGGAAAAGTTCGTGTACCTACCCTCGATGGCGATGTCGATGTTAGGGTTCCGAATGGCACGCAACAAGGAGAAGAGATGGTAATGAAAGGTCGCGGAGTTCAAAGTGTTTACACTCCTGGAAAGCGGGGTGATTTGTTCGTTACCTTCAAGGTCATGCTACCAAG AACCCTCACCAAACGACAACGGCAGCTTCTACAGGAGTACGCTGACGATGTTGAAGGCCGAACATCATCAACCACGTCCTCCGCGAACGGAACAGGCTCTGAAGAATCTAGAAGGTCACAAGGACCACAAGAAACATTGAATGAACATGATAATG TCACTAAAGAAGAGGAATCGACCGCCAAGAAGGCAGATTCTGCTGACGAGACGAGCGAGAAGAAACGAGCTACGGCGTGA
- a CDS encoding uncharacterized protein (BUSCO:EOG09263E49): protein MYPRLSSSGAASLLAFYTCSAPKSTLSSRSFSIYRHTGSHSLGKRSPASCPKRIPNKRHIHATPAREAPKDPYNTLGVKKDASAAEIKKTYFGLARKYHPDTNPDKNAREKFQEIQEAYDILKDDQKRAAYDQYGSASQQPGFDPNMFSGGFPGANGAFNFRDLFNGGRQAGRGPNDFIFNDLFSAFGGGAGRARSGPSRGSDIEASVSVNFLEACKGTQRTVNVTVVSDCSSCSGSGLKPGAKRTTCTGCGGSGTRTFVIDSGFQMASTCTSCEGTGSTVPRSGQCSTCGGVGKVKIRKTTAVDIPAGVEDGMTIRVPNSGDAPISGKGPAGDLLVRVNVGTSKQFQRQGNNLYHEARIPMHAALLGGKVRVPTLDGDVDVRVPNGTQQGEEMVMKGRGVQSVYTPGKRGDLFVTFKVMLPRTLTKRQRQLLQEYADDVEGRTSSTTSSANGTGSEESRRSQGPQETLNEHDNGTTFFTHPPPSSGGWMSRTWHKFRELTGF, encoded by the exons ATGTATCCTCGTTTATCGTCTTCCGGTGCTGCTTCCCTCCTTGCTTTCTATACCTGCTCAGCTCCCAAATCAACTCTATCTTCACGCTCTTTCTCAATATACCGACATACCGGAAGTCATTCACTGGGCAAACGGTCGCCAGCGTCTTGCCCAAAACGCATACCGAACAAG CGACATATACATGCTACACCAGCGCGAGAAGCACCAAAGGACCCATACAACACCTTGGGTGTGAAAAAAGATGCTTCAGCCGCGGAAATCAAAAAGACCTACTTTGGA CTCGCACGCAAATACCATCCTGATACCAACCCCGACAAAAACGCCCGAGAGAAGTTCCAGGAAATCCAAGAAGCATATGAT ATTCTGAAAGACGACCAGAAGCGTGCAGCATATGATCAATACGGCTCTGCGTCCCAACAGCCTGGCTTTGATCCAAACATGTTCTCTGGAGGTTTCCCAGGTGCAAATGGTGCATTCAATTTCCGGGACTTGTTCAATGGAGGTCGTCAGGCGGGACGAGGACCGAATGATTTTATTTTCAATGACTTGTTTTCTGCTTTTGGTGGTGGAGCTGGTCGCGCTCGATCTGGTCCTTCTCGTGGAAGTGATATAGAGGCGAGCGTTTCGGTCAATTTCCTGGAGGCATGCAAGGGCACCCAACGGACGGTGAACGTGACCGTCGTTTCCGATTGTTCGAGTTGTTCTGGCTCTGGACTCAAACCAGGCGCGAAAAGGACGACGTGTACAGGTTGCGGAGGATCTGGCACTCGGACGTTTGTTATAGATAGCGGATTCCAGATGGCGAGTACATGCACGTCGTGTGAAGGCACTGGAAGTACAGTTCCTCGTAGTGGACAATGTTCAACTTGCGGTGGAGTTGGCAAGGTTAAAATACGGAAAACAACCGCGGTGGATATACCTGCAG GCGTGGAAGACGGAATGACGATACGCGTGCCCAACTCTGGCGATGCCCCCATATCAGGAAAGGGTCCAGCAGGGGACCTTCTGGTACGAGTGAATGTTGGAACGTCGAAGCAGTTCCAAAGGCAGGGTAACAACCTTTACCACGAAGCACGGATCCCAATGCATGCAGCTCTTCTCGGTGGAAAAGTTCGTGTACCTACCCTCGATGGCGATGTCGATGTTAGGGTTCCGAATGGCACGCAACAAGGAGAAGAGATGGTAATGAAAGGTCGCGGAGTTCAAAGTGTTTACACTCCTGGAAAGCGGGGTGATTTGTTCGTTACCTTCAAGGTCATGCTACCAAG AACCCTCACCAAACGACAACGGCAGCTTCTACAGGAGTACGCTGACGATGTTGAAGGCCGAACATCATCAACCACGTCCTCCGCGAACGGAACAGGCTCTGAAGAATCTAGAAGGTCACAAGGACCACAAGAAACATTGAATGAACATGATAATGGTACGACTTTCTTTACCCATCCACCACCCTCTTCCGGTGGTTGGATGTCTCGTACATGGCACAAGTTTAGAGAACTCACTGGGTTTTAA